In Bradyrhizobium erythrophlei, a single genomic region encodes these proteins:
- a CDS encoding class I SAM-dependent methyltransferase, with translation MSIKDQCKSPAGDTSRYWESIFSSRGWGAYPPEDLIRFIARNYGQAADRATVRVLEIGCGPGPNIWYLVREGYGVAGIDGSVTAIAQARKRLSTDGLPTNEGRVDLRVGNFVNLPWSDAEFDAVIDIAALYANKRSDIVSAIDEVFRTLKPGGMFFGKMFGADTTGSDSGILFEPGTRQFPDRGPCAGNEIAHFFERNELLELFRAFRKVDIDHSICTERNGEILTFHWLVSATK, from the coding sequence ATGAGCATCAAAGATCAATGCAAGAGTCCTGCCGGCGACACCAGCCGATACTGGGAGTCGATCTTCTCATCGCGCGGCTGGGGTGCTTATCCGCCGGAAGACTTGATCCGCTTTATTGCGCGCAATTATGGGCAGGCCGCAGACCGCGCGACGGTGCGCGTGCTGGAGATCGGGTGCGGACCGGGCCCTAATATTTGGTACCTCGTGCGCGAAGGGTATGGCGTCGCCGGCATCGACGGTTCGGTTACCGCTATCGCGCAGGCGCGGAAGCGGCTATCCACCGACGGCCTGCCAACCAATGAAGGCCGGGTCGATTTGCGGGTTGGCAATTTCGTCAATTTGCCCTGGAGTGATGCGGAGTTCGACGCGGTTATCGACATCGCGGCGCTGTATGCCAACAAGCGGAGCGACATCGTGTCGGCGATCGATGAGGTCTTCCGCACGCTCAAGCCTGGCGGGATGTTCTTCGGCAAGATGTTTGGTGCGGATACGACCGGCAGCGACAGCGGCATATTGTTCGAGCCAGGCACTCGACAATTTCCTGATCGCGGTCCCTGCGCTGGCAATGAGATTGCTCATTTTTTTGAGCGCAACGAATTGCTGGAATTGTTTCGGGCATTCCGCAAGGTAGACATCGATCATTCGATCTGCACGGAACGAAATGGAGAAATCCTCACCTTCCACTGGTTGGTGTCGGCCACGAAATGA
- a CDS encoding LegC family aminotransferase: protein MTLSEQITSAVRSVIGTNPAALHEPLFEGDEEKLTRECVETGWVSSVGKFVDAFERGLAEYTGASHAIAVTNGTAALHVALVAAGVGRSDEVLVPALTFIGTVNPIAYCGATPHFIDSLPNAPEIDIEALEAYLDGILELRGGSAFNKSTGARLAAILPVHVFGHPVDMDHLADISERYKIPVIEDAAEAMGSTYKGRHAGTFGLLGTLSFNGNKIITTGGGGAVLTNDADLARRIKHLSTTARVAHRMEFIHDMVGYNYRMPNINAALGVAQLRNINNFVLRKRILADRYAAVIEKIPAVRLLREGNDTQSNYWLQTLILDEEIADQRDQVLSALNDAGYGARPVWRLMHTLPMFESSPRMDLSGAEGMAARIVNIPSGPALVQL, encoded by the coding sequence ATGACACTGTCTGAACAGATCACCTCAGCCGTACGCTCTGTCATCGGAACGAATCCAGCCGCGCTGCACGAACCGTTGTTCGAAGGCGACGAAGAAAAGCTCACCCGCGAATGTGTCGAGACCGGTTGGGTTTCGAGCGTCGGCAAGTTCGTGGATGCCTTTGAGCGGGGTCTTGCCGAGTATACCGGCGCCAGTCACGCGATTGCGGTTACCAATGGGACCGCCGCCCTGCATGTCGCATTGGTCGCTGCCGGAGTTGGAAGGTCCGACGAAGTTCTGGTGCCGGCGCTTACATTCATTGGGACGGTCAATCCGATCGCGTATTGCGGGGCGACGCCCCATTTCATCGACAGTTTACCGAACGCGCCGGAGATTGATATTGAAGCGCTCGAAGCGTATCTCGATGGGATCCTCGAGCTCCGCGGCGGCTCCGCCTTCAACAAGAGCACCGGCGCGAGGCTCGCGGCGATTTTGCCGGTCCATGTTTTTGGCCATCCTGTCGATATGGACCATCTGGCCGATATCTCGGAAAGATACAAAATTCCCGTTATCGAAGACGCTGCGGAAGCGATGGGTAGCACCTATAAAGGACGCCACGCTGGAACATTTGGCTTGCTCGGGACGCTGAGTTTCAACGGCAATAAAATCATTACGACTGGCGGTGGGGGCGCCGTTCTGACCAATGACGCCGATCTCGCGCGGCGCATAAAGCACCTTTCGACAACGGCTCGCGTGGCCCATCGCATGGAGTTTATTCACGACATGGTGGGCTATAACTATCGCATGCCAAACATCAATGCTGCGTTGGGCGTAGCGCAGCTTCGCAATATCAATAATTTTGTTTTGCGAAAGCGAATCTTGGCCGATCGCTACGCAGCTGTCATCGAGAAGATCCCGGCTGTTCGGCTGCTTCGCGAGGGTAACGATACGCAGTCCAACTATTGGCTGCAAACATTGATCCTGGACGAGGAAATTGCGGATCAGCGCGATCAGGTTTTGAGCGCGCTGAACGATGCGGGATACGGCGCGCGGCCCGTTTGGCGGCTCATGCACACACTGCCCATGTTTGAATCTTCTCCTCGGATGGACCTATCAGGCGCCGAAGGCATGGCGGCCCGTATCGTCAACATTCCCAGCGGCCCCGCGTTAGTGCAACTTTGA
- a CDS encoding GNAT family N-acetyltransferase: protein MTDVGGFSILKPTDPRWDVLFNALPSPARDIFYSAGFARLCAKMLPPSEMPVCAAFSSGAGDILLYPFVVRDLAALVDSSISKGLQDTISLYGRGGVVGCASPDALKAFHQSLARYMFDQRVLCSFDRFHPVMLNHTLAVRNCEIIDVGGFVVVDLLLSPQALRESFKSSVRKDLRKAERNGITCFAEANCSHLVDFLEIYYQTMERNSANAFYFFPEVFFKALPTELPGQFHFFYAVHEGRIVSCELVLHHGRYSHSFLGGTRREYLPLAANPLLKEAIFHEMKQLGCEFFFLGGGQRANDSIFSFKHAYAPDGVLASLVGGTIWRHDEYEGLKLDMIQGGREISPNRFQFYDRQ from the coding sequence ATGACTGACGTTGGAGGGTTTTCGATTCTGAAGCCGACCGATCCACGGTGGGACGTGCTGTTCAATGCGCTCCCATCGCCCGCGCGGGATATTTTCTACTCGGCCGGCTTTGCGAGGTTGTGCGCGAAGATGCTGCCGCCGTCGGAAATGCCGGTTTGCGCTGCGTTCTCGTCCGGAGCGGGGGATATTCTGCTATACCCATTCGTTGTGCGCGACCTCGCCGCCTTGGTGGACTCGTCGATTTCGAAAGGCTTGCAAGACACCATTAGTCTGTACGGACGGGGCGGGGTGGTTGGTTGCGCATCGCCCGATGCACTCAAAGCATTCCATCAATCGCTAGCGCGATATATGTTTGATCAGCGGGTGCTTTGCAGCTTCGATCGGTTTCATCCGGTCATGCTCAATCATACTCTCGCCGTCAGAAACTGCGAGATTATCGATGTTGGCGGTTTCGTTGTGGTGGATTTGCTATTATCGCCTCAAGCCCTGAGGGAGAGCTTCAAAAGTTCCGTCCGCAAAGATCTGCGTAAGGCAGAGCGCAACGGGATCACTTGCTTTGCGGAGGCGAATTGCAGCCATTTGGTTGATTTTTTGGAGATCTACTACCAGACGATGGAGCGCAATTCGGCGAACGCCTTCTATTTTTTTCCGGAAGTGTTCTTCAAGGCCTTGCCGACCGAATTGCCCGGTCAATTTCACTTCTTTTACGCAGTGCATGAAGGTCGGATCGTTTCATGCGAACTCGTCTTGCATCACGGCAGGTATTCGCATTCGTTTCTTGGCGGCACACGCCGCGAATATTTGCCGCTCGCAGCCAATCCTCTCTTGAAGGAAGCAATATTCCACGAAATGAAGCAATTGGGCTGCGAGTTCTTTTTCCTGGGCGGGGGGCAGAGGGCCAACGACAGCATTTTTTCGTTCAAACATGCCTATGCACCGGATGGTGTGCTGGCGTCCTTAGTGGGGGGCACCATCTGGCGTCACGATGAATATGAAGGCCTCAAGCTTGATATGATTCAAGGGGGCCGCGAGATTTCACCGAATCGATTCCAATTTTACGATCGGCAATGA
- the neuC gene encoding UDP-N-acetylglucosamine 2-epimerase → MSKSVSGRASHKVCVVTGSRADYGLLYFLMRQLLADPLFDLSIVATGMHLSPEFGMTAKVIEADGFKIAARVETLLSSDSGVGVAKATGLGVLGLADAFQQLRPDLLIILGDRFEIFSAAQAALFLRIPVAHIGGGDVTTGAFDDAIRHSISKLSHLHFVTNADAAKRLARMGENPKHIFDVGSPGLDHLLHTQLPSREQLEDDLEFKLRKRNLLVTFHPVTLDLMSSRLQIDALLEALSRRCPEDGIILTLPNADTEGRALIDEIRRFAVGKDNVRVFASLGQKRYLGVLALANVVVGNSSSGLYEAPSLGTPTVNIGNRQDGRLRADSVFDCEPDAEAIHDAIDRALTFGKQVVKNPYQKGDCAQSIVEQLQKVDDFSRLIVKVFHPQPSAAC, encoded by the coding sequence ATGTCTAAGTCGGTATCAGGGCGCGCGTCGCACAAGGTGTGCGTGGTAACGGGCAGCCGCGCGGACTATGGTTTGCTTTATTTCCTCATGCGTCAGTTGCTGGCCGATCCGCTGTTCGACTTGTCGATTGTCGCAACGGGCATGCATCTTTCTCCCGAATTCGGCATGACCGCGAAAGTTATTGAGGCCGACGGGTTCAAAATCGCCGCGCGGGTCGAGACTCTCCTTTCAAGCGACAGCGGAGTCGGCGTTGCAAAAGCCACAGGCCTCGGCGTGCTGGGTCTTGCCGACGCGTTCCAGCAGCTTCGACCCGATCTGTTGATCATCCTGGGCGATCGATTCGAGATTTTCTCCGCGGCGCAGGCTGCATTGTTCCTGCGAATACCGGTCGCGCATATTGGCGGGGGAGATGTCACGACGGGCGCGTTTGACGACGCGATCCGCCACAGCATCAGTAAGCTGTCCCATTTGCACTTTGTGACGAACGCGGACGCCGCGAAACGATTGGCCCGGATGGGTGAAAACCCGAAGCACATATTCGATGTCGGGAGCCCAGGACTCGACCATCTGCTGCACACACAGCTACCCTCGAGGGAACAATTGGAAGATGATCTCGAGTTCAAACTTCGGAAACGTAATTTGCTGGTTACGTTCCATCCGGTCACGCTCGATCTGATGTCATCGCGGTTGCAGATCGACGCGCTGCTGGAGGCCTTGAGCCGGCGCTGCCCGGAGGACGGCATCATCCTCACCCTGCCAAATGCCGATACAGAGGGGCGAGCTCTGATCGACGAAATACGTCGGTTCGCGGTGGGGAAGGACAACGTGCGGGTCTTTGCTTCCCTTGGACAAAAGCGGTATCTGGGAGTCTTGGCGCTCGCCAATGTTGTCGTCGGAAACTCTTCCAGCGGACTGTATGAGGCTCCCTCGTTAGGCACACCGACCGTCAATATTGGCAATCGACAGGATGGTCGTCTGCGCGCCGACTCTGTGTTTGATTGCGAGCCGGACGCGGAAGCCATCCATGACGCGATCGACAGGGCACTGACCTTCGGCAAGCAGGTGGTGAAAAATCCCTATCAAAAGGGAGATTGCGCGCAGAGCATCGTGGAACAGCTGCAGAAGGTTGACGACTTCTCGAGGCTGATTGTGAAAGTCTTTCACCCTCAACCTTCTGCTGCATGCTGA
- a CDS encoding nucleotidyltransferase family protein, with amino-acid sequence MDSSWKKAVVAPEQTMEDALKAINAGGLRIAFVVSAAGKILGTVSDGDTRRALIARVLLTDSVTRVMNPNPRTLPPTADRELVLSIMEQHDLLVIPIVNDQNEVLGVHVHRELTQPHSRNNLVFIMAGGFGTRLHPLTLSCPKPMLEVDGKPILERTIERFIAAGFLRFAISVHYLPDMIKSHFGDGSRWDAKISYIEEKEPLGTAGALGLLERREGQPLIVINGDVVTDVDVPALLAFHTKTEAALTMCVREHDIQVPYGVVKTDGADVLDVVEKPTHKFFVNAGIYVLSPALLNSVAPNVRLDMPDLIRRAISDRKLVKMFPIHERWADIGRFDDFNRAVAGSIGRI; translated from the coding sequence ATGGACTCTAGTTGGAAAAAGGCTGTCGTCGCTCCGGAACAGACGATGGAGGACGCGCTGAAGGCGATTAATGCCGGCGGCTTGCGAATTGCATTTGTCGTCTCGGCAGCAGGAAAAATCCTTGGCACCGTCTCCGATGGTGATACCCGCCGCGCGTTGATTGCCCGTGTTCTCCTGACGGATAGCGTGACGCGAGTCATGAATCCGAATCCTCGCACCTTACCGCCAACCGCCGACCGCGAGCTCGTGCTCTCAATCATGGAGCAGCATGATCTCCTGGTGATTCCGATAGTCAACGATCAAAACGAGGTGCTTGGTGTTCACGTTCATCGGGAGCTGACGCAGCCGCATTCAAGAAACAATCTCGTTTTCATAATGGCTGGAGGTTTCGGAACGCGTCTCCATCCGTTGACGCTGAGTTGCCCTAAGCCGATGCTTGAGGTGGACGGCAAGCCAATCCTGGAGCGCACAATCGAGAGATTTATCGCTGCCGGATTTCTCAGGTTCGCTATCTCCGTTCACTACCTCCCCGATATGATCAAATCGCATTTCGGCGATGGATCTCGGTGGGATGCAAAGATCAGTTACATTGAAGAAAAGGAGCCGCTAGGAACGGCCGGAGCTCTCGGCTTGCTTGAGCGGCGCGAAGGGCAGCCTCTGATCGTGATAAACGGTGATGTCGTCACGGATGTAGATGTCCCCGCGTTGCTTGCGTTCCACACCAAGACAGAAGCGGCTTTGACGATGTGCGTGCGTGAGCACGATATTCAGGTTCCTTACGGAGTGGTCAAAACAGACGGCGCTGACGTGCTCGACGTGGTCGAAAAGCCGACGCACAAGTTTTTTGTTAATGCGGGAATTTATGTGCTCTCTCCGGCGCTGTTAAATTCTGTTGCCCCAAACGTCAGGCTGGATATGCCTGATCTCATAAGGCGCGCAATTTCGGATCGGAAATTGGTAAAGATGTTTCCGATACACGAGCGTTGGGCCGACATCGGAAGATTCGACGATTTCAACCGTGCGGTAGCCGGCTCGATTGGGCGTATTTAG
- a CDS encoding TylF/MycF/NovP-related O-methyltransferase: MTQKKTHEIKAKWNASEFEAGIRAEFLKNFVEAPIPDHEILQNLPLFLSRQNLSQILFVNEMYQQILDVHGVIMEFGVRWGRNMALYGSLRGIYEPFNHNRKIIGFDTFEGFPSVDRRDGNDEIISVGAYNVTENYDAYLAKVLDYHEQESPISHIKKYEIVKGDASVGINGYLKKHPETIIALAYFDFDIYQPTYDCLLAIKECLPKGAVVGFDELNDATYPGETLALKEMLGISKHKIRHSRFSPTQSYIVIE, from the coding sequence ATGACCCAGAAAAAGACCCACGAAATCAAGGCCAAATGGAATGCTTCGGAGTTCGAGGCCGGAATACGGGCCGAGTTCCTGAAAAACTTCGTGGAAGCCCCGATTCCAGATCATGAGATCTTGCAGAACCTGCCGCTATTCTTGAGCCGGCAAAATTTGTCTCAGATTCTTTTCGTCAATGAAATGTACCAGCAGATCCTCGATGTCCATGGAGTCATCATGGAGTTCGGTGTGCGGTGGGGCCGCAATATGGCGCTGTATGGCTCTCTGCGGGGGATCTATGAACCATTCAATCATAATCGGAAGATTATCGGGTTCGATACGTTCGAAGGCTTTCCTTCGGTCGACAGGCGCGACGGCAACGATGAGATTATTTCGGTCGGCGCTTACAACGTCACTGAAAATTATGATGCATACCTGGCCAAAGTTCTCGATTATCACGAGCAAGAGAGTCCGATCTCCCACATTAAGAAATATGAAATCGTCAAGGGAGATGCGTCGGTCGGTATTAATGGCTATTTGAAGAAGCACCCCGAAACGATCATTGCGTTAGCGTATTTCGACTTCGACATTTACCAGCCGACTTACGATTGTCTGTTGGCGATCAAGGAGTGCCTGCCCAAAGGCGCTGTGGTTGGTTTCGACGAATTGAACGATGCGACTTATCCTGGGGAGACTCTGGCGCTCAAGGAGATGTTGGGCATAAGCAAGCACAAGATTCGACATAGCCGTTTCAGTCCTACCCAATCCTATATCGTGATTGAGTGA
- a CDS encoding N-acetylneuraminate synthase family protein has product MNYKQLLQHANERLFIIAEAGVNHNGDVNTALRLVDAAVEAGCDAIKFQTWITEKVYSVSRSVKPEYQARTTDASESEFAIIKKLELSFSNFGTLKKYCEERGILFFSTPDEIESANFLASLGVSLMKTGSQDVTNLPFLRQISALGVPVIFSTGACTMTELAEGVEAISESTKEVFLLHCVSSYPAPIDQMNLSVIPTLKAAFGLPVGLSDHTTGAFVACAALPLGARIFEKHITLDKNMAGPDHQASLDPSEMREYCSTLRGVYRGIGTGIKQIMPCELDARNAFRRFVVAGNDIKAGSVLSVGDLEFKKVVDGIPPKYLDMLLGRKVRCDIKADTPIEWQMISND; this is encoded by the coding sequence ATGAACTACAAGCAATTGCTGCAACACGCCAACGAGCGCCTTTTCATTATCGCCGAAGCCGGGGTCAATCATAACGGCGACGTTAACACCGCTCTCAGGCTGGTGGACGCGGCAGTTGAAGCAGGCTGTGATGCAATCAAATTCCAGACCTGGATCACCGAAAAAGTCTACAGCGTGTCGCGTTCGGTGAAGCCCGAATATCAGGCGCGCACGACTGACGCGTCCGAGTCCGAGTTCGCAATCATCAAGAAGCTTGAACTTTCGTTTTCTAACTTTGGGACTTTGAAGAAATACTGCGAAGAGAGAGGGATCTTGTTCTTTTCCACGCCGGACGAGATCGAGAGCGCGAACTTTCTCGCGAGTTTAGGCGTGAGCCTGATGAAGACCGGCTCGCAGGACGTAACCAACTTGCCATTTCTGCGGCAGATTTCGGCGCTGGGCGTTCCGGTGATTTTTTCGACTGGCGCATGCACGATGACCGAACTTGCCGAGGGTGTCGAAGCAATATCGGAATCCACAAAAGAGGTGTTCCTCCTGCATTGTGTGTCGTCCTATCCGGCGCCGATCGATCAGATGAACCTGTCGGTCATTCCAACGCTGAAGGCAGCATTTGGTTTACCAGTCGGACTGTCCGACCACACGACCGGTGCGTTCGTCGCATGTGCGGCGCTGCCGCTAGGCGCGCGCATATTCGAAAAGCACATAACGCTCGACAAGAATATGGCGGGTCCCGACCACCAGGCTTCGCTCGATCCATCCGAAATGCGTGAATATTGCAGCACCCTGCGCGGCGTTTACAGAGGCATTGGTACCGGGATTAAGCAAATCATGCCATGCGAGCTCGACGCACGTAACGCATTTCGTCGATTCGTTGTCGCGGGAAATGACATCAAGGCCGGCTCCGTGCTTTCAGTCGGCGATCTTGAGTTCAAGAAAGTAGTCGATGGAATCCCACCCAAGTATCTGGACATGTTGCTTGGGCGAAAGGTGCGGTGTGACATCAAGGCGGACACGCCCATCGAGTGGCAGATGATTTCCAATGACTGA
- a CDS encoding SDR family oxidoreductase has product MKTLAELADLSGRVALITGGAGHIGRAVANGLAELKCKLCLLDTAHSDVVAVSRKLAARWNTEVVSLEVDLESEDLRATVRPFVEERFSRLDVLINNAAFYSVEKLEGWVAPLEEQSLAVMRRCIEVNLIASFHLAQSLSPLMRNHGGSIINVSSIYGVLGPDMSLYGGTEMGNPAAYGLSKGGLVQMTRWLATMLAPQIRANSISLGGVYRNQAEAFVDRYVARTPMKRMATEEDFIGAVAYLASDLSAYVTGQNLMIDGGWSAW; this is encoded by the coding sequence ATGAAAACTCTTGCGGAACTAGCAGACCTTTCCGGCAGGGTCGCACTGATAACCGGGGGTGCAGGCCATATCGGAAGAGCCGTTGCCAATGGTCTTGCGGAGCTCAAATGCAAGCTTTGCCTTTTGGATACAGCGCACAGCGATGTCGTTGCGGTAAGCCGGAAATTGGCGGCGCGTTGGAATACTGAAGTGGTTTCGCTTGAGGTCGACTTGGAAAGCGAAGACTTGCGGGCCACCGTGCGGCCGTTCGTCGAAGAGCGATTCAGCCGATTGGACGTTCTCATCAACAACGCAGCCTTCTATAGCGTCGAAAAGCTTGAGGGTTGGGTGGCGCCGCTCGAAGAGCAAAGCCTCGCGGTGATGCGCCGGTGCATCGAAGTCAATCTCATTGCGAGCTTCCATCTGGCGCAGAGCTTGTCTCCGCTCATGCGCAACCATGGCGGCAGCATCATCAACGTGAGCTCCATCTATGGCGTGCTTGGCCCCGATATGTCGCTCTATGGCGGCACCGAAATGGGCAATCCCGCTGCTTACGGGTTGAGCAAGGGTGGACTCGTTCAAATGACGCGCTGGCTGGCCACCATGCTGGCCCCGCAGATCAGGGCCAACTCCATCAGCCTGGGTGGTGTGTACCGAAATCAGGCGGAGGCTTTCGTCGATCGCTATGTCGCGCGAACACCCATGAAACGAATGGCAACGGAAGAAGATTTCATCGGTGCAGTCGCCTATCTGGCGAGTGATCTTTCCGCTTATGTAACCGGCCAGAACCTGATGATTGATGGTGGCTGGAGTGCCTGGTAG
- a CDS encoding ABC transporter ATP-binding protein, which yields MRKLLSVLTQGEKRRLYFVLGGLLMTGVADVLGISSILPFMAIIAKPEYVHEAKAMALAYEYSGASTINEFLSILGIACLSIVLISNAATFVVQASILKFSYEVSRGLSLRILSSYLSQRYDFFLRRNSSGLLLSTIGEVEGVVNGVLLPGLQAISKIVAAALILLLVIIVDPILAAIFLATFGGAYAAIFLVTRRRVSWYGEKSQIERRSLFAIASEAFGGIKELKLLGREGFYFRRFYEASNRLRIYQTRYNVIAAVPRYLVETTAFGSVIFVVLFLLNTGRDFQAAVPLLVLYAFTGYRLMPAFQAMFQNFTSVRFNWPSVEMVAGEIAGLENYGQPNDLDESRPAQLHLNEYIALDRVGYAYPQASGVVIKEISLRIDKCSTVGLVGETGAGKTTIVDILLGILSPSSGELLVDGTPIQDRNRRSWQENIGYVPQQGFLSDASISSNIAFGVPLSLIDGARVEAAARIAQLHDFVSQLPDGYQTVVGERGVRLSGGQRQRISIARALYQDPAVLVFDEATSALDGLTEDAVVDAIRRLTHRKTIITIAHRLSTVRDCDVIYLLENGSIVDSGTFDELIARNRVFQGLARHES from the coding sequence TTGCGCAAATTGTTGTCTGTTCTGACGCAGGGCGAGAAGCGGCGCTTGTATTTCGTTCTCGGCGGCTTGCTGATGACCGGCGTGGCGGATGTTCTGGGAATTTCGTCGATCCTGCCGTTTATGGCGATCATAGCAAAACCGGAATACGTTCACGAAGCGAAGGCGATGGCCCTTGCCTACGAATATTCCGGCGCGTCGACGATCAACGAGTTTCTTTCGATTTTGGGGATCGCGTGTTTATCGATCGTGTTGATAAGCAACGCTGCGACATTTGTTGTTCAGGCGTCAATTCTGAAGTTTTCCTATGAAGTGAGCAGGGGGCTTTCGCTGCGGATTTTGAGCAGCTACTTGAGCCAACGCTATGACTTTTTCTTGAGGCGCAACAGTTCCGGTCTCCTGCTCAGCACAATTGGCGAGGTCGAGGGGGTCGTAAATGGCGTGCTGTTGCCGGGACTTCAGGCAATCTCCAAAATCGTTGCGGCCGCCCTTATCTTGCTGTTGGTCATCATCGTTGATCCGATTCTGGCAGCTATTTTTCTGGCGACCTTCGGTGGAGCTTACGCCGCGATCTTCCTCGTAACGCGAAGGCGGGTTTCGTGGTACGGCGAGAAAAGCCAGATCGAAAGAAGGTCGCTGTTTGCCATCGCGTCAGAGGCTTTTGGTGGGATCAAGGAGCTCAAGCTGCTCGGTCGCGAGGGCTTCTATTTTCGTCGATTTTACGAGGCTTCCAATCGGCTACGGATTTATCAGACAAGATACAACGTTATTGCGGCAGTGCCCCGTTATCTCGTCGAGACGACGGCATTTGGGTCCGTCATCTTCGTCGTATTGTTCTTGTTGAATACAGGCCGCGATTTTCAGGCCGCGGTCCCCCTCCTGGTTCTCTATGCATTCACCGGCTATCGATTGATGCCGGCGTTCCAGGCCATGTTTCAGAATTTTACTTCGGTGCGGTTCAATTGGCCATCGGTTGAAATGGTTGCGGGTGAGATTGCCGGGCTCGAAAATTACGGCCAGCCGAATGACTTGGATGAAAGCAGACCGGCGCAGCTACATTTGAACGAATATATTGCACTTGATCGGGTGGGTTATGCCTATCCGCAGGCCTCAGGAGTGGTGATCAAGGAGATCAGCCTGAGGATCGACAAATGCTCAACGGTCGGGTTGGTTGGAGAAACGGGGGCAGGTAAAACGACGATTGTCGACATCCTGCTTGGAATTCTCTCCCCGTCCTCGGGCGAGTTGCTGGTCGATGGAACGCCCATCCAAGATAGAAACCGAAGGAGCTGGCAGGAAAACATCGGTTACGTCCCTCAGCAGGGCTTTCTGTCCGATGCTTCAATATCGAGTAATATTGCATTCGGTGTCCCGCTATCCCTCATCGATGGTGCGCGCGTAGAAGCTGCCGCGCGCATTGCGCAGTTGCACGATTTCGTTTCGCAGCTCCCGGATGGCTATCAAACCGTGGTCGGCGAGAGAGGCGTTCGTTTGAGCGGTGGACAGCGTCAGCGTATTTCGATTGCCAGAGCCCTTTATCAGGATCCCGCCGTCCTTGTTTTCGATGAAGCCACCAGCGCTCTGGATGGTCTGACAGAAGACGCTGTTGTGGACGCGATCCGGCGTCTTACGCACCGAAAGACCATCATTACCATTGCGCACCGACTGTCGACGGTCAGGGACTGCGACGTCATTTACCTTCTCGAAAACGGAAGCATCGTGGATTCGGGCACTTTTGATGAGTTGATCGCACGCAATCGGGTCTTCCAGGGGTTGGCGAGGCACGAAAGCTGA
- a CDS encoding NAD-dependent 4,6-dehydratase LegB has product MAKRVLVTGADGFIGSHLTEALVRRGYDVVAFVQYNSFSSWGWLDRCDADVRGKFEVVAGDIRDAFGVAAAVKGCDAVFHLAALIAIPFSYRSPSSYIETNVTGTLNVLHAAQQFDLDRIIHTSTSEVYGTAKYTPIDEDHPLQAQSPYSASKIAADALATSFYRSFKSPVTIVRPFNTFGPRQSARAVIPTIVTQLASGKTELSLGDLRPTRDFNFVQDTASGFIAALESDRANGEIINLGTGFEISIGDLAYLIAELMNKKISVAREDARLRPEQSEVFRLLAKNDKARDILGWSPEHAGAEGLRAGLEKTIAWFMNFENRAGYKNDMFNV; this is encoded by the coding sequence ATGGCTAAGCGTGTTCTCGTCACCGGCGCCGATGGATTTATCGGGTCGCATCTCACTGAAGCACTCGTTCGCCGAGGTTATGATGTCGTGGCTTTTGTTCAGTACAACTCGTTCAGCTCATGGGGATGGCTCGATCGATGCGACGCGGACGTACGAGGCAAATTCGAAGTCGTCGCGGGTGACATTCGCGACGCGTTCGGTGTTGCCGCCGCAGTCAAAGGGTGTGACGCAGTTTTTCATCTCGCCGCGCTCATCGCCATTCCCTTTTCGTATCGCTCGCCGAGCAGCTATATCGAGACCAACGTCACTGGAACGCTCAACGTCTTGCATGCCGCTCAGCAATTCGACCTTGACCGAATTATTCATACCTCGACGAGCGAGGTCTATGGGACTGCGAAATACACCCCGATCGACGAAGATCACCCTTTGCAGGCTCAGTCGCCATATTCCGCCAGTAAGATCGCTGCCGATGCTCTTGCGACGTCATTTTATCGTTCGTTCAAATCCCCGGTCACCATCGTTCGTCCGTTCAACACCTTCGGACCGCGTCAGTCGGCGCGCGCAGTCATCCCAACGATCGTAACGCAGCTTGCTTCAGGAAAAACGGAGCTTTCACTCGGCGATCTGCGACCGACGCGGGACTTCAATTTTGTTCAGGATACCGCGTCAGGATTTATCGCGGCATTGGAATCGGATCGGGCAAACGGTGAGATCATCAACCTCGGTACCGGCTTTGAGATCAGTATCGGCGATTTGGCGTACCTCATAGCCGAGCTTATGAACAAGAAAATTAGCGTTGCGCGGGAGGACGCCCGTCTGCGGCCGGAGCAGAGTGAAGTGTTCCGGTTACTCGCCAAAAACGACAAGGCGAGGGATATCTTGGGTTGGTCGCCGGAACATGCCGGCGCCGAGGGGCTTCGCGCGGGCCTGGAGAAGACGATCGCGTGGTTTATGAATTTCGAGAATCGCGCCGGTTACAAGAACGACATGTTCAATGTCTAA